In Nocardioides bizhenqiangii, the DNA window AGCGCGAACTGCAAGATCGGCGCGAGGTACTGCAGCAGCCCGAGTGACGTCATCGTGAGCCGGGTCGCCGCTCCGCTGAAGAGGAGGAGCGGGATGGCGGTGACCACACCGCTCGACATCAGCAGCAGCACGTGGCCGATGCCTTCGGAGCCGAAGTGCGCGTCGCCCGTCGTACCCAGCCAGGCGAGGAAGCAGAGGGCGAACGGCGCGATCAGCGCTGTCTCGAGGGCCAGGCTCTCGATCGCGCCGACTCCCGCGGTCTTCTTCGCCAGCCCGTACGTCCCGAACGAGAACGCGAGCACCAGCGCGATCCACGGCGGGCGGCCGTAGTCCCACGTCAGCACGGCGACGGCCACGAAACCGATGCCGAGCGCGGTCCACTGAACCCAGCGCAGCCGCTCGCCGAGGATGATCACGCCCATCAGCACCGTCACCAGCGGGTTGATGAAGTACCCGAGCGACGTCTCGACCACGCGCTCGGAGTTCACGCCGTAGATGTAGGTGCCCCAGTTGAAGGTGATCGTCGCTGCCGCGAGCACCAGGAGCAGCGTCTTCCGACGATCGCGGAGCAGGTCCCGCATGGTCGCCCGGCGCCGCAGTGCGAGGACCAGCAGCGCCATGACCAGCGCCGACCACACGATCCGGTGGGCGAGGATCTCGATCGCGCCACCCGGCTCCAGGAGCGGGAAGTAGAGGGGGAACGCGCCCCAGAGCCCGTACGCTCCGATCCCGAAGATCAGGCCACGCCGAGACTCCATCACGTCACAAGCGTAGGTGTCAGACGACCATGACAACAACCGGGACCCGGTTCGGCGCTCCGGGTTTGCGCCCGATAGCGTCGGGTAGACGCCGCCTTGCAACGCTCACAACTCGGAAATAAAAAGGGGACCCCATGCGCCGCATGATCTTTGCGCTGATCGCCACGTTCAGCGCCTTCCTGCTCGCCGCCACCGTCGCGCCGGCCGCGACCGCGCAGCAGGACGCCAGCATCACGACCGACCGAACCTCCGTCAGCACCGCGACCGTCGGCGAACGCCCGCCGCACGTCGTGCGGGGCCTGAAGGCCTACGAGATCCGCAACACCGGCAGGTTCCGGGTCGTCGGAAAGGCGATCACCTACCGGGGCAAGCCGGTCGTCCTGAAGAAGTCGAACCGCAAGCTCACCGGCTACCGGTTCGTCAAGCAGGACCGGACCAGCCCCGAGGGCCGGTTCGCGATGAACTTCGACGGTCCGGTCGGGACCCACTTCCGCATCTTCCTGAAGGCGACGCCGCGCAACAGCGCCACGAACTTCTACCTGGGCAGGATCGTCCGCGACTGATCGCGCCGGACAACGCAACGTGGGCCCCGCCGGATGGCGGGGCCCACGTCTGCGTCTGGTCGGGGGAGCTCAGCCGACGTCCCAGGTGTCGCCGGCGTTGAGCAGCTGGGTGAGCCGGTCGGTGTCGGTGCCCTCGACCTTGGCCTTGGCGTCGTCGACCTGCGCGCGGGCGAGGTCGTCGTAGGTCGGCCGCTCGACCTGGCGGAAGATGCCGATCGGTGAACGGTTGAGGTAGCCGGCGTCGGTGAGCCGTGAGATCGCGAACGCCGTCGACGGGTCCGGGTTGTGGGCGTCGTGGACGAGCAACTGGTCGTCGGTCACCGACGCCGTTTCGGCCACGTCGACGCCGCCGGCGGACCGGACGAGGGCCTTGTCGCCGCGGCCGGTGTCCTCGTCGAGCGTGCCGAAGGTGATCGGCTGGCCGTGGACGAGCGGGATGATCGCGTGGTCCTTGGTGTCGCGATCCTTGATCGCGTCGAACGCGCCATCGTTGAAGATCGGGCAGTTCTGGTAGATCTCGACGAACGACGTGCCCCGGTGGGCGGCGGCCGCGGCAAGCACGGCGGTGAGGTGCTTGCGGTCGCTGTCGATGGTGCGGGCGACGAAGGACGCTTCGGCGCCGAGCGCCAGGGACACCGGGTTGAACGGGTGGTCGAGCGAGCCCACCGGAGTCGACTTGGTGACCTTGCCGACCTCGGAGGTGGGGGAGTACTGACCCTTGGTGAGGCCGTAGATCCGGTTGTTGAACAGCAGGATCGTCATGTTGACGTTGCGGCGCAGCGCGTGGATCAGGTGGTTGCCGCCGATCGACAGCGCGTCACCGTCACCGGTGACGACCCAGACCGACAGGTCCGCACGCGCGGTCGCGATGCCGGTCGCGATCGACGGCGCGCGGCCGTGGATCGAGTGCATGCCGTAGGTGTCGAGGTAGTAAGGGAACCGCGACGAGCAGCCGATGCCGGAGACGAACACGATGTT includes these proteins:
- a CDS encoding 2-oxoacid:ferredoxin oxidoreductase subunit beta, coding for MSTTELPVPSFRSGTESVPAADGPQTGKEFTSDQEVRWCPGCGDYAVLKAVQSFLPDLGLRRENIVFVSGIGCSSRFPYYLDTYGMHSIHGRAPSIATGIATARADLSVWVVTGDGDALSIGGNHLIHALRRNVNMTILLFNNRIYGLTKGQYSPTSEVGKVTKSTPVGSLDHPFNPVSLALGAEASFVARTIDSDRKHLTAVLAAAAAHRGTSFVEIYQNCPIFNDGAFDAIKDRDTKDHAIIPLVHGQPITFGTLDEDTGRGDKALVRSAGGVDVAETASVTDDQLLVHDAHNPDPSTAFAISRLTDAGYLNRSPIGIFRQVERPTYDDLARAQVDDAKAKVEGTDTDRLTQLLNAGDTWDVG
- the rarD gene encoding EamA family transporter RarD → MESRRGLIFGIGAYGLWGAFPLYFPLLEPGGAIEILAHRIVWSALVMALLVLALRRRATMRDLLRDRRKTLLLVLAAATITFNWGTYIYGVNSERVVETSLGYFINPLVTVLMGVIILGERLRWVQWTALGIGFVAVAVLTWDYGRPPWIALVLAFSFGTYGLAKKTAGVGAIESLALETALIAPFALCFLAWLGTTGDAHFGSEGIGHVLLLMSSGVVTAIPLLLFSGAATRLTMTSLGLLQYLAPILQFALGVTVLGEHMPPGRWIGFALVWLALSVFTWDALRERRRQFALVVETAPAC